The region ATGCGTTTGGGCGTTATGAACGAGGTGAAGTTGCATATTGAATCCGCCATTTAACTTTTCACTCTACAACCAGTAACTCACCTTATCGGAGGTAATCTTTGCACTTATGATTTGAATCTGCGGTGCGACGAAAATTTATACTTAATCAATCAATTGCTCAACGCTGATATTTAATGCTTTGGCTAATTTTTTTAGGGTTTGCTCTTTAGGTTGGCTATCAGCTTTTTCGATTTGAGCAAGCGCCGGTTGGCTAACCCCTATTTTTTTTGCTAAAGCCGTTTGCGTGATTTTTTTATAGCGACGCCATGCTGCAATTAATGAAATACCGTGTTTTAATTGTAACCCTACCACTTCATGTGGAATATAATGTTCGGGCTGCTGTTGCTCGGTAATTTCTAACCAATCTTGATAGGGTACAACCACAAACGCAGGGCGATCACCTTGTTTGATAATTTGAATATTAGTAAGTGCTTTCATCACGTTTTTTCACCTCCTCAATTTGGATAACTTGGATATCGCCGTCATAGTTGAATAACACACGATAGTGACCCACTCGTAAACGATAGCCATGAGGGTGATTGACTAATTTTTTGACTTGCTGGCAATGTGGAAAGTTAACTAGCTCACCCACTTTATCATAGATCACACTAGCCTCTTTCTTGGCTATTTTAAGCAATTGCTTTCTCGCTTTGCGTGACCAAATTATCGTGTTCATAGCTTATAGTATAAGTTAAAATATAAGCTTGTCAATTATTATTGATGTTTATACTGCGCATTCTGGGATCGCTAACTCTACAACCTTAAATCTCGTGCTATATTTTAAAGAGCTTACTAGAGGATTATGCATGAGATTTATCTATATTTTCTTTCTTTTTCTAACGCCTATTGTTAGCTACGGAATAACAACATTTGATTGTTCATTTGTTAAATCTTCTTCGGAAGATGGTATTCAATACCAAAATAAGCCGCTTAAATTTAAATTTATAGTGAGTAAAGAGAAAAGTTTTATGGTTGGTAGCAATGGAAGTACTGAAATAAATACCGTTTTAAATTCAGTCGACAAGGCTATAACGTTCATAGAAGTAACACCTATTAATAATGTTCATAACACAACTATTCTTTTGAAAACAGGTAAAGCAATTCATAGCCGTCACACTGTTTTAAGTAGTGATGAAATACTTCCTTCACAGTTTTATGGAAAATGTCAAATTTTTTAATTTTTTTGATACATTTTCTGCTATCAAGTTATCAATCCTTTGAATTCCATGTAACATTTGATCTGTCGTAAGAAAATAATTCAGCTTATTCATCTCTTGAATTTTTATTACTTAGTTTCAATACCATATCTTAATAAGCGCAATTTATTTAATTTGCTTTCCAGTTAAATTTCAGCCAATGCGTCTTTAATATTTTTCACTACAATGAAAAATGACCACAAAAAAACGAACACAGGCACAAGAAGAGGGATCTATTTAAAAAGGCAAAGCTTCAATTGTAGTCTTAATAATTAGAGGATAATCAAAGATTCCTGCTGAAGTAACTAATCTAAGTTAACCAAATGGCACTTGGTCGCAGACTCGGGAGTCCTGGGCCAGCCAGAATGGCAAAGTGTGCTAACGATGGAAGACTATCGTGCGTTAAATATTTTATTTCATTCACACCTTAATCCCTATGGCTTATTTCCACTGGATTTGACAAAACAATTGCCACTTGTAAGTGTGACGCTTAACAATAAAAATTTTACGGATAGAGTTATGGATTTCAGCCATTTGACTGAGATTAGTAAAGAGCTGGAAGTAGTTGTTTAGATCTCATGGTGGCCCCTGGTCGCACGTTCCGTACCTTAGGGCCTAACGAAAGCCAGGGAACGATTAAACAGAAAATTTTTCGCAGCACGTTTCAATTTGCCTTTTTTCTGCAATGTGCAGTTGCTCTTGACATTAAAACCCTAAAATTTGATGAGTTAATTGAGAAAATCAGCAGCAAATAGGCGTCAGATTCCACTGAGAAATACAATTTCGGACACACTGCGTACAAAATATAAATATTTTTTGGTTGATTAAATAGCAATGTTATTAACTGCTTGTGTAAGCCCATGATGTAACTTGATATGCGCTTGCCTTTTCATTTCCAAAAAGGCTCATTTTTTGATACCATTTGATAATGAAAGAGGATATAACCACTTTATCGTCTTATTTAGACCATCTCAGAATGGATGGGCGGTATTGGCTATCTCGAAAAGAAGCTATCGCAACATTACAAATCAGTGATAAAGCATTTAAGTTGGCAGCCTATCGCTTATCTAAGAAGGGCGCTTTAAAGCGCGTAAGAGGTGATTTCTTTATTATTGTGCCGCCAGAACATCGTATCATTGGCGCATTGCCTGCGGCTTGGTTTATTGACGCCTTAATGGAACACCTTGAGCAACAGTATTATGTTGGTTTATTAACAGCCGCTGCATTGCATGGCGCAGCCCATCAGCAACCCATGGTTTTCCAAGTCATTACTAATAAACCCACTCGAAATATCACCATGGGACAAGTCAGGATTGAATTTAACTATAAAAACACTATCAACTCTGATTTTTACCAATTAAAAAAAACAATGTCGGGAACCATACAGGTTTCAACACCAGAAATGACCGCATTTGATCTAGTGCGTTATATGAATGTAGCAGGGCAAGTTAATCATGTTGCTACTGTATTATGTGAACTCGCAGAGCAATTGCATGGTGAAAAACTGGGATTATTATTGAAAAATGATGAAGTAGAAATTACGACCGCTCAGCGTTTAGGTTATTTACTAGATGCACTACAGTTGCCGATTGATTTGTTGCCGTTAGAGAGGCAGTTAAAAGAGCGAAAAACATCACGCCGACTATTGGTTGTATCTAGCGATCAACCCATTATTGAGTATAACCAACGATGGCATATTGCAGTCAATGAACAAGTGGAGCCAGATGAATTATGATCCCACAAGCTGAAATTATCTCGTGGCGTAATGTCGCACCTTGGGGTGGATTCGATCAAGTCGAACACGACCTTGTACTATCGCGTGCATTATGTGAGTTGTACCAAAATCCTTTAGTGAGTGAAGGCTTGATATTTCGTGGTGGTACTGCTTTACATAAATTATTTTTTGAACAGGCAGGGCGTTTCAGTGAAGACTTAGATTTTGTACAAGCAAAGGCAGGACCAATTGGCAAAACAGTTGATGCGATTAGGGAATGCCTCGATTCTTGGCTCGGCAAGCCCAGTTGGAAACAAAACCAAGGTCGTTTTACCTTAAACTACCGATTTCAGACAGAAATTGAACCTATTATCAACCGTAAAGTAAAAATCGAAATTAATACTCGTGAACACCATAACTTAGAACCACATTTAAACAAAACTTTTTCTGTAAACAATAGATGGTTTCAAGGACAAGTAAATATTTTAACTTATTCCATAGAAGAATTATTAGCAACTAAGCTACGTGCTTTGTATCAACGAAAAAAGGGAAGAGATTTATATGATTTTTGGTACGCGACTCGCCAAGTTCCTGTTTTAGATATTCAAAAAATTATTGATATTTTTCATCACTATATGAAAGATGAAAATATACAGGTATCACGTGCTGAGTTTGAAAAGAATTTATTTCTAAAACAAAACAATCCTGTCTTTAATAATGATATCAAGCCATTACTATCATCTGAACAAGTAAAGCAATATCAGATTGAAGAAGCCTACAAACTTATATTTCGGGATTTTTTATCCAAGCTAAGCGGAGAACCCTGGAAAGGCATTGAATGATGAAAGACTAGTTTAGCCATGGAAGAGATTCACTTTGCCACAAGTATGGTTGCTGATATGACAATAATTCACAATTCATATATCAAACATATAATTTTTGAGGATATATGACAAATGCATAACACCGGAAATGAACGCAGAAGTAATCCGGAAATACGGAAGTGAAACCGGAAGAATGCGGAAATCACATATAGGGTCAACTGACATATTCGGAGAAAAGTTTCATTCGTTTTAGCCTACGCCAGCTTCAATGATAATATTTTCTCCATATCAAAGGGACTATCATTAGCCGCGTGACGTCGAAAATCAAACTCTCCATGCAAATTCACATGTCCCCAAGTCATGACTGAACCATTTTTTATTAGGCTAACCATTTCTAAGCGTTACTCATCGCTATGGCAGTTTGTCAGCAATTGCGATAGATATAAATAATTCCACAGAACAATATTATTTTGGACCAGCACCTTACATGCGACTGCAATATTTTGCTCATCTGGTGATGCCTGTTTAAACTCACTATTATTAGCGTAGAATACTCCGTCGTTTAATTACTTGCCTGGTAGTTTGTTTTTTTAGCAATAATCCTAGTGGCAAATTTATGATGATGAATAATTTTTTCGATCAATTCTTCATGCTGCGTCAAAATGCTAGAAAAAATTCCATGATCGTATTTCTGTTCAATAAACTCTAATCAAACCAGAAAATTTCTTTGGATAGTATTCAAAGAAAATTAATTTAGCTGGTTTTACTAGGCACCAAAGTACGGAACGTGCGACCAGGGGTCACTTCTTTCAGCTCTATCGGTTGGGACAAGGTAGTGCTCTAGGGTGAATTGTGATTGACCTGGAGCTAATCAAATAATCCTTTTATTGTATTTTACATGAATCGGCCTAATACACTTAATTGTGTCATCCTGCAAGTTGGAAACATTGCACAGGTTGCAGGATAACACAGGACAATGGTTGAAGTGACGTTTTTTCGGGGCTACCTTTAGACGCCTCAGAACCATTATCGCAAAATGAGTCATCGTTTCTTTTGGCGTAACGTTCACTTTTGAAATTAGTTAATAAGTGAATATTAGCACAAATCGATTGTGTTGTTCTTTGATGAATTCCCTTGGATGGCGACACAGAACTCCAAGTTGTTGCGGGGACTAGATTATTATTGAATTCAATATTGGTCAAATGACAATTGAATAAAGTTGATTATTTGCGGTAGTCGCGAGAATGTAAAACATATTATTGCTTCGCTGCTTGTTGGAGAAACTAGCAAAAGTTAACTGTGCTATTTTTCGTGGTTCAAATGAAAAAGAAATAACCGTATGGAATGAGGGGGCTAGACTGTTATCAAATGCTATTATCTATTACAATGCTTTTATATTGACACGGTTATTTCAGCAAAACGAGTCACAAGGTAATATAGAACTTGGCAAACTTATAAAAAGGTTGCCGCCAGTGTCATGGACAGATGTTAATTTTTATGGCTAGTATGAATTTTTATCGGCTGAGGAGTTCATTGATAGTGACAAAATGCTGGGAAAAGTATCAACAAAAAGTTTGCTGAAAAAAACTCCGAGAAAAATACTCGCCTCTGCGTAATACTGGATCAATGATCTTCAGGAGATTTTCTCAAATTACCCCATATTGAAGTAAATGAAAATATTGAACCTGATGATTTGTAGTAAAACAATTACTTTACAAGGTAAGAAAGTGTATACAAACGATGATTTGGAAGAATTAAAAATTGATGTTAGCAGAGCAGCGAATGCTGTTTTCCGTGATATGGATTATCCAGTGTTAC is a window of Legionellales bacterium DNA encoding:
- a CDS encoding helix-turn-helix transcriptional regulator → MMKALTNIQIIKQGDRPAFVVVPYQDWLEITEQQQPEHYIPHEVVGLQLKHGISLIAAWRRYKKITQTALAKKIGVSQPALAQIEKADSQPKEQTLKKLAKALNISVEQLID
- a CDS encoding type II toxin-antitoxin system RelE/ParE family toxin produces the protein MNTIIWSRKARKQLLKIAKKEASVIYDKVGELVNFPHCQQVKKLVNHPHGYRLRVGHYRVLFNYDGDIQVIQIEEVKKRDESTY
- a CDS encoding type IV toxin-antitoxin system AbiEi family antitoxin; translated protein: MKEDITTLSSYLDHLRMDGRYWLSRKEAIATLQISDKAFKLAAYRLSKKGALKRVRGDFFIIVPPEHRIIGALPAAWFIDALMEHLEQQYYVGLLTAAALHGAAHQQPMVFQVITNKPTRNITMGQVRIEFNYKNTINSDFYQLKKTMSGTIQVSTPEMTAFDLVRYMNVAGQVNHVATVLCELAEQLHGEKLGLLLKNDEVEITTAQRLGYLLDALQLPIDLLPLERQLKERKTSRRLLVVSSDQPIIEYNQRWHIAVNEQVEPDEL
- a CDS encoding nucleotidyl transferase AbiEii/AbiGii toxin family protein, encoding MIPQAEIISWRNVAPWGGFDQVEHDLVLSRALCELYQNPLVSEGLIFRGGTALHKLFFEQAGRFSEDLDFVQAKAGPIGKTVDAIRECLDSWLGKPSWKQNQGRFTLNYRFQTEIEPIINRKVKIEINTREHHNLEPHLNKTFSVNNRWFQGQVNILTYSIEELLATKLRALYQRKKGRDLYDFWYATRQVPVLDIQKIIDIFHHYMKDENIQVSRAEFEKNLFLKQNNPVFNNDIKPLLSSEQVKQYQIEEAYKLIFRDFLSKLSGEPWKGIE
- a CDS encoding Tn3 family transposase, yielding MLEKLAKVNCAIFRGSNEKEITVWNEGARLLSNAIIYYNAFILTRLFQQNESQGNIELGKLIKRLPPVSWTDVNFYG